One segment of Thermodesulforhabdaceae bacterium DNA contains the following:
- the mtnA gene encoding S-methyl-5-thioribose-1-phosphate isomerase, with translation MGEVSEVRPIFWDGDVCVILDQRYLPHEEKYLRCTSPDEVIDAIKSMAIRGAPAVGLAGAAAVALGVRSFADASGKEAFFKSLNVLCDRVKKARPTGYNLEWAVEVMRSVAVERVNEPVENIIKALREKAEALVEEDIAINKSIGQWGRSVIPPGARILTYCNAGALATGGYGTALGVIRSAWEEDKTIQVFACETRPYLQGARLTVYELMKESIPVVLITDNSAGYLMQKRKIDVIVVGADRIAANGDVANKIGTYTLAVLAKHHGIPFYVAAPRSTIDPRTPRGNAIVIEERPSREITNIGKKTIAPKDARALYLAFDVTPHRYISGIITEVGVITKPFSRGLREALLK, from the coding sequence ATGGGCGAAGTATCTGAAGTAAGACCTATTTTTTGGGACGGGGACGTTTGCGTTATCCTTGATCAGCGCTATCTTCCACATGAGGAAAAATATTTGCGATGCACGAGTCCAGATGAGGTAATCGATGCTATCAAGAGCATGGCTATTCGTGGAGCTCCCGCGGTAGGGCTTGCAGGTGCTGCTGCTGTTGCTTTGGGAGTTAGATCTTTTGCGGATGCTTCCGGGAAAGAAGCGTTTTTCAAAAGCCTTAACGTTTTGTGCGATAGAGTGAAAAAGGCTCGCCCCACGGGTTACAATCTTGAATGGGCCGTAGAGGTCATGAGATCCGTTGCAGTGGAACGAGTTAACGAACCTGTAGAGAATATTATTAAGGCTCTTCGAGAAAAGGCCGAAGCGCTAGTTGAAGAGGACATAGCTATAAATAAAAGTATTGGTCAATGGGGCAGGTCGGTTATTCCGCCGGGTGCCCGTATCCTCACTTACTGCAATGCTGGTGCTCTGGCTACAGGAGGTTACGGCACAGCCCTTGGGGTCATTAGATCTGCATGGGAAGAGGATAAAACCATTCAAGTCTTTGCCTGTGAAACTCGTCCATACCTTCAGGGGGCTCGGCTTACCGTCTATGAATTGATGAAAGAAAGCATACCTGTAGTTCTTATTACCGACAATTCAGCGGGGTACCTTATGCAAAAGCGAAAGATTGATGTAATTGTGGTGGGGGCTGACCGCATTGCGGCAAATGGAGACGTGGCAAATAAAATCGGTACTTATACTCTGGCGGTTTTGGCAAAACATCACGGAATTCCTTTTTACGTTGCGGCTCCACGGTCAACCATTGATCCTAGAACTCCAAGGGGCAATGCGATTGTTATTGAAGAACGGCCATCAAGGGAAATTACTAACATTGGTAAAAAAACTATTGCCCCAAAGGATGCTCGAGCACTTTACCTGGCTTTTGATGTTACTCCTCACCGATACATTTCTGGCATCATTACCGAGGTGGGTGTTATCACCAAACCTTTTTCTAGGGGATTAAGAGAAGCGTTACTGAAGTAG
- the gatB gene encoding Asp-tRNA(Asn)/Glu-tRNA(Gln) amidotransferase subunit GatB, with amino-acid sequence MEYEAVIGLEVHAQLLTETKIFCGCSTKFGADPNTNVCPVCLGMPGVLPVLNRKVVDFALKLALATNCSIAPVNRFARKNYFYPDLPKGYQISQYKLPIAENGWIDVSLDGVTRRIRIRRIHMEEDAGKLIHDEHQPISYVDFNRAGVPLLEIVSEPDIRTPEEAAAYLKNLRDIVVYLGICDGNMEEGSFRCDANVSLRPVGSQELGVKTELKNMNSFRNVQRALEFEIRRQRALLEKGEQIVQETRLWDAAKGITVGMRAKEEEHDYRYFPDPDLVPIVIDKAWIEKIRKTIPELPDEKRRRFAEQYGIPEKDIDVLVSDRVLADYFESAVAVFPNPKTVSNWILSELLRELNRSGHSPLDCPVSPENLAELLSLIDNGTISGKIAKTVFEEMYRSGRKASEIVKEQGLTQVADKELIERVVDEVLREHQVEVERYRKGEAKLMGFFVGQVMKKTQGKANPKLVNEVILKKLRD; translated from the coding sequence ATGGAATACGAAGCCGTCATAGGGCTTGAAGTTCATGCTCAACTTCTTACAGAAACGAAAATCTTTTGTGGATGTTCCACCAAATTTGGGGCGGATCCTAACACTAACGTCTGTCCTGTGTGTCTTGGTATGCCGGGAGTTCTTCCGGTGCTTAACAGAAAGGTGGTGGATTTTGCCTTAAAGCTTGCTCTGGCAACAAATTGTTCTATAGCGCCGGTAAACCGCTTTGCTCGCAAAAATTACTTTTATCCGGATCTGCCCAAGGGTTATCAAATTTCTCAATACAAACTTCCCATAGCCGAAAACGGCTGGATAGATGTCTCGCTTGATGGAGTTACCCGCCGAATAAGAATTAGAAGAATTCACATGGAAGAGGATGCAGGAAAGCTCATTCACGATGAACATCAGCCGATAAGCTATGTTGATTTCAACAGAGCCGGAGTGCCGCTTCTTGAGATTGTAAGCGAACCTGATATTCGCACCCCCGAAGAAGCTGCAGCCTATCTTAAAAATCTTCGAGATATTGTGGTTTACCTTGGTATCTGCGACGGAAACATGGAAGAAGGTAGCTTCCGATGCGATGCTAATGTTTCTCTCCGTCCTGTGGGAAGTCAGGAGTTGGGAGTAAAAACTGAGCTAAAGAACATGAATTCCTTCCGAAATGTTCAGCGGGCACTGGAATTTGAAATAAGACGTCAACGGGCTTTGCTGGAAAAGGGCGAACAAATTGTTCAGGAGACTCGTCTTTGGGATGCGGCAAAAGGGATTACGGTGGGGATGCGAGCAAAAGAGGAAGAGCATGATTATCGCTATTTTCCAGACCCGGATCTTGTGCCTATAGTGATAGATAAGGCCTGGATTGAGAAAATTAGAAAAACCATACCAGAACTTCCTGACGAAAAAAGACGCCGTTTCGCTGAGCAGTATGGAATTCCTGAGAAGGATATTGACGTGCTGGTTTCCGATCGAGTTCTTGCGGATTATTTTGAGTCTGCAGTGGCTGTTTTCCCTAATCCAAAAACGGTTAGCAACTGGATCCTTTCGGAACTTCTTAGGGAACTAAATCGAAGCGGTCATTCCCCTTTGGACTGCCCTGTGTCGCCAGAAAATCTTGCGGAACTCCTTTCCCTTATAGACAATGGAACCATCAGCGGAAAAATTGCGAAAACCGTCTTTGAAGAAATGTATAGAAGCGGCAGAAAAGCTTCTGAGATTGTTAAGGAACAGGGACTTACTCAGGTTGCTGATAAGGAGCTTATTGAGCGGGTTGTGGATGAAGTTCTTCGGGAGCATCAGGTTGAGGTTGAAAGATATCGTAAAGGTGAGGCTAAATTGATGGGATTTTTCGTGGGGCAGGTTATGAAGAAAACCCAGGGCAAAGCAAATCCGAAGCTTGTAAACGAGGTTATTTTGAAAAAGCTCAGAGATTGA
- the mtaB gene encoding tRNA (N(6)-L-threonylcarbamoyladenosine(37)-C(2))-methylthiotransferase MtaB, with translation MPERRVVIKTFGCKVNQCESSFMLESLLRHGYRLAKPGEDADVCIVHGCAVTSRASYESRQALYQFRKHCPNATAYVFAGCAAHYEGHLLAERHLVTHVLGNAEKLRLTEFLESPATTEKPFVAVCDLRSCAPEVLKPLYYERMFDERSRAFIKIQDGCDAFCSYCVVPYTRGICRSLAPEEVAEQIRSLVVAGYKEVVLTGIHLGQWGRDLSPPKNILDLLSFLNEKGVAPPKIRLSSLEPTECSPELVGFLASQDWFCHHFHVPLQSGDPEVLKLMRRPYDPDFYADVIHLIRATFPNSAIGADVIVGFPGERDEMFEKTYRLIESLPITYLHVFPYSPRSGTPAANLKGIISGNEIRRRASMLRELGRKKKEIFMISQLHKELSVILESPLQKNVWRATSDNYLSVLVFSDGRELRKGDLARVKIIGVDHGRFMLVGRLI, from the coding sequence ATGCCTGAACGACGAGTGGTTATAAAAACCTTCGGATGCAAGGTCAATCAGTGTGAATCGTCTTTCATGTTAGAAAGTCTGCTCCGACACGGTTACAGACTAGCTAAGCCCGGAGAAGACGCCGATGTGTGCATAGTGCATGGCTGTGCTGTTACATCCAGAGCATCTTACGAATCAAGACAGGCTCTTTACCAGTTTCGTAAACACTGCCCAAATGCTACAGCCTATGTTTTTGCTGGATGTGCTGCTCACTACGAGGGACATCTCCTTGCCGAACGGCATCTTGTTACGCATGTGCTGGGTAATGCGGAAAAGCTGCGTTTGACCGAATTCTTGGAAAGTCCCGCTACCACAGAGAAACCCTTTGTAGCCGTTTGCGATCTGAGAAGCTGTGCCCCCGAAGTTTTAAAACCTCTTTACTACGAAAGAATGTTTGATGAACGTTCTAGAGCGTTCATAAAAATTCAGGACGGGTGTGATGCTTTTTGCTCCTATTGCGTAGTGCCTTACACAAGGGGAATCTGTAGAAGCCTTGCCCCGGAGGAAGTGGCTGAACAGATTCGATCCCTGGTTGTGGCAGGTTATAAAGAAGTAGTTCTCACGGGTATTCACCTGGGACAGTGGGGGCGAGATTTATCACCACCTAAGAACATTCTTGATCTTCTGAGTTTTCTTAACGAGAAGGGAGTGGCACCTCCAAAGATTCGTCTAAGTTCTCTTGAACCTACTGAATGTTCCCCTGAGCTTGTTGGTTTTTTAGCCAGCCAGGATTGGTTTTGTCATCATTTTCATGTGCCTCTTCAGAGTGGGGATCCGGAAGTTCTGAAGCTTATGAGACGCCCCTATGACCCGGATTTTTATGCAGATGTTATTCATTTAATCCGGGCTACTTTCCCGAATTCTGCTATTGGAGCAGACGTAATTGTGGGATTTCCAGGGGAACGAGATGAAATGTTCGAAAAAACCTATCGCTTAATAGAATCTCTTCCCATAACTTATCTGCATGTTTTTCCCTATTCGCCAAGGAGTGGAACTCCTGCCGCAAATTTAAAGGGTATTATTTCCGGAAATGAAATTCGGCGTAGAGCGTCGATGCTTCGAGAACTTGGGCGTAAAAAGAAAGAGATTTTTATGATTTCCCAGCTTCACAAGGAACTCTCGGTTATATTGGAATCTCCCTTACAAAAAAATGTGTGGCGTGCTACTTCGGATAACTATCTCTCCGTTCTGGTTTTTTCCGACGGCAGGGAACTACGAAAAGGAGATCTTGCCCGGGTTAAAATAATTGGCGTCGATCATGGACGATTCATGCTGGTGGGACGACTGATCTAA